Part of the Brassica oleracea var. oleracea cultivar TO1000 chromosome C8, BOL, whole genome shotgun sequence genome is shown below.
TTCTCCTTTTCATCGAAGACGGTAGCTTCAGTTTCTCGATCTCTTGTAGTCTCCGCCGTCAATAACCATCGCCGTCGAAGCTCCTGGCCTCGAGTTACTACTTTCTGCACGGCGGCTCCTGATGCTGTGTCTCCAGTGTCTGAACCGGAGAAGAAGGTTGAGTCTGTGGAGGAGGTGGAGGAGAATGTGAAGGAGACGGCGAATCTGTTAGACATAAGAGTAGGAAGAATCGTGAAAGCTTGGCAACACGAGGAAGCTGATTCTCTCTATGTTGAAGAAGTCGACATAGGCGAAGCTGAGCCAAGAATCATCTGCAGTGGTCTCGTCAAATACGTACCTCTCGATCTCCTTCAGGTCAGCTTTCATTGTTCCCAACACTTCTTATTAAGGTTGAAAGAACAATCGAATTGACCATAGGGGTGTGAATGTATTAGGGTGCATCAGTTGTGGTGTTGGCTAATCTGAAGCCAAGGAACATGAGGGGAGTCAAGTCATGTGGTATGCTTCTCTGCGCTTCTGACTCATCTCATGAGAATGTTGAGCCTTTGGTTCCACCACAAGGCTCTGTTCCTGGGGACAGAGTTTGGTTTGGTTATGAGGAAGATCTCGAGCAGCTTCCTGAGCCTTCACCTCCTAACAAGGTCTTTTATTTAAGCCATTGCAAAGACTTTTTCAGTAACAAAGGTCTCTTAGTGTTGCTAGTGATTGATTGTCTTTTTGGTTGCAGGTTCAGAAGAAGAAGATGTGGGAAGCTGTGCAACCGCTTTTGAAGACTGATGAGTCTGGTGTTTCCATGCTTAAGGAGCACATGCTTAAGGAGCATTTGATGCGGACATCTTCTGGTCTTGTCACTTCCAACACTTTGAAAAATGCCAACATTTCTTGATTTAATGTTATTTGATTTTTGACAGAGAGATAAAAGCAGAACAAAGTACTTTCATTGCAATGAAACTCATGTTTTTTTTTTCCTTGGTTCATCAATCACATCTTTAAAAAGGAAAGATTACAACAACAAAAAATCACTGGAAATCGAATGTTTGGTTTTCTCAGAGATCAAGCAAAGATGGAAAATATATCACCATTGATGTAGTCGTTGTCCACTAAGCTCACCAGGAAGTAGCTGTTCTTCACCTGCACATTTGATTATATACCAATCATCATTACAGTTTAAACACGAATCTGGTTTGAGATAAGAAGAGAATATAAATGGAGAAGATGATTATGTACCTCCTCGAGCAACTTTCTAGAAGGGTCATCCTCTGGGTACAAGTTAGCCCAGCTTCTTGACCAAATCTCAAAGGCTTCATCTTTCCAGACTTTGAAACTGGCTGGATCCACGATTGTCGGTTGGATAATCTCCTTAGCTGGGAACACTCCCCAAGTAACTGCATTCACATCGGCTTCGCCAACGTTTGATACCCAGTTCCCTGCTTTGTTCACGGCCATGTAGGTGATG
Proteins encoded:
- the LOC106311547 gene encoding aminoacyl tRNA synthase complex-interacting multifunctional protein 1, which translates into the protein MAATAAVISGGLKVKAGLFASQISSLPLRGQLPRCFSFSSKTVASVSRSLVVSAVNNHRRRSSWPRVTTFCTAAPDAVSPVSEPEKKVESVEEVEENVKETANLLDIRVGRIVKAWQHEEADSLYVEEVDIGEAEPRIICSGLVKYVPLDLLQGASVVVLANLKPRNMRGVKSCGMLLCASDSSHENVEPLVPPQGSVPGDRVWFGYEEDLEQLPEPSPPNKVQKKKMWEAVQPLLKTDESGVSMLKEHMLKEHLMRTSSGLVTSNTLKNANIS